One window from the genome of Nicotiana tomentosiformis chromosome 5, ASM39032v3, whole genome shotgun sequence encodes:
- the LOC138892452 gene encoding uncharacterized protein: protein MSEDFMNCFRFNTKITPDRFALVNLQKKPSESFQEYTRRWRSEAAMTQPPLDDNELTKYFIRAQEGIYFEKMMGMMGQKFPELVKMGNFLEEGIKSGKIQSMDALQTASKAIQYGSIRNGKKKKEELSSTATVKNEESREYKTVPWMYQQK, encoded by the exons ATGTCGGAGGACTTCATGAACTGTTTTCGGTTTAATACCAAGATCACTCCAGATAGGTTTGCTCTAGTGAATTTGCAGAAGAAACCATCAGAGTCATTTCAAGAGTATACCCGCCGCTGGAGGTCGGAGGCTGCCATGACCCAACCCCCGCTAGATGATAATGAGTTGACTAAGTACTTCATCCGGGCCCAAGAGGGAATTtactttgaaaagatgatgggCATGATGGGGCAAAAATTCCCCGAACTGGTTAAGATGGGAAACTTTTTGGAAGAAGGAATCAAATCAGGAAAGATACAATCAATGGATGCACTGCAAACGGCCAGCAAAGCAATTCAGTATGGTTCTATAAGAaatgggaagaagaagaaggaagaattaTCG TCCACTGCCACCGTCAAGAATGAGGAGAGTCGAGAATACAAGACAGTTCCATGGATGTATCAGcagaaatga